One genomic window of Mustela erminea isolate mMusErm1 chromosome 13, mMusErm1.Pri, whole genome shotgun sequence includes the following:
- the CCDC117 gene encoding coiled-coil domain-containing protein 117 — protein sequence MAALGRPFSGLPLSGGPDFLQPPPAFPGRAFQPGAEGAELAPRPGLRAAPSSPGGSAARGRVSVRCKKKHKREEEDDDCPVRKKRLTEAGLCAGPNDWILCAHQDIESHGVNPCTSGLSAPGMLDVICEEMDQTTGEPQCEVARRRLQEIEDRIIDEDEEVEADRNINHLPSLVLSDTMKTGLKREFDEVFTKKMIESMSRPSMELVLWKPLPELLSDKPKPTSNAKNYTGESQTKHAAAGPAFPGRTELFLEPQQTGLPVYNSLETAACTEEEMEL from the exons ATGGCCGCGCTCGGCCGGCCCTTCAGCGGCCTCCCCCTGAGTGGCGGCCCCGACTTCCTACAGCCGCCACCGGCCTTCCCCGGCCGGGCCTTCCAGCCGGGAGCAGAAGGCGCCGAGCTGGCTCCGCGGCCGGGACTCCGCGCCGCCCCGAGCAGCCCCGGCGGGAGCGCGGCGCGCGGACG TGTTTCAGTTCGctgtaaaaagaaacacaagcgagaggaggaagatgatga ttgtccagtaagaaagaaaaggctaaCTGAAgcagggctctgtgctggtcCTAATGACTGGATTCTTTGTGCACATCAGGATATAGAGAGTCATGGAGTAAATCCGTGCACTAGTGGCCTCTCTGCACCTGGCATGTTAGATGTTATATGTGAAGAGATGGATCAGACAACAGGAGAACCACAGTGTGAAGTTGCACGAAGGAGGCTTCAAGAAATCGAGGACAG GATAATTGATGAGGATGAAGAAGTGGAAGCTGACAGAAATATTAACCATCTCCCCAGTCTTGTTCTTTCTGACACCATGAAAACAGGTTTGAAGAGGGAGTTTGATGAAgtctttacaaagaaaatgattGAGTCCAT GAGCCGTCCTTCCATGGAGCTTGTGCTGTGGAAACCTCTCCCTGAACTTCTTTCTGATAAGCCAAAGCCAACATCTAATGCTAAGAACTATACAGGAGAGAGCCAAACTAAGCATGCAGCTGCTGGCCCTGCCTTCCCTGGGAGAACTGAACTGTTCTTGGAACCTCAGCAAACAGGGCTGCCTGTTTACAATAGTTTGGAGACAGCTGCTTGCACAGAAGAAGAGATGGAACTCTAG